The following proteins come from a genomic window of Candidatus Sericytochromatia bacterium:
- a CDS encoding peptide ABC transporter substrate-binding protein — MPTSSQPLLRFARQGACFGVRLALLGSLLTACSAETKIVDNGAIVVFHQQQEPDALNGLLSDMVATSDALRPIQEGLVTVDDQLRVVPVLATEIPTPENGGVVVNGGRMTVTWKLRKGVKWHDGKPFTAKDVKFTWDVIMHPKTRVTSRDGFDKIERAEILDDHRIRFHFKQIYAPHELLFSGGGAILPRHVLEPYLLDPKGDSINKAPFNRKPIGTGPFKFKEWVDGDHISMVAFDDYWRGRPKVDGLKMRIVPDENAAFTLLKSGEIDLYQSASINQFQALQKLKHVSIKPLASLTWEHIDFNLGKPMFQDIRVRRAIAHAIDKRQISEKIYQGLYAVAHSDLAPLSWAYNKAIEDRYPYDLDQARKLLDEAGWTPGLDGIRTRGGERMAIRISSTAGRKTRELTELVLKYYFKKVGVELQIDNYPGPILFGPAPTGILKGFKYDLSLSAWSAGPDPDNFALWHSSQIPPAGQNHVQFRHPEMDHLLEAGTKSIRRSDRIKVYHRTAEILADQVPMIPLLYWSQLDPVNVRLRHFKPNPSSSGNLWNCYEWEVVPLAQALSAPRTPEN; from the coding sequence ATGCCGACCTCTTCTCAACCCCTTCTCCGCTTCGCCCGCCAGGGGGCCTGCTTTGGCGTGAGGCTGGCCCTGCTGGGCTCGCTTCTGACGGCTTGCTCAGCCGAGACCAAGATCGTCGATAACGGCGCCATCGTGGTCTTTCATCAGCAGCAAGAACCCGATGCGCTCAATGGTCTGCTCTCGGACATGGTGGCCACTTCGGATGCCCTGCGCCCGATCCAGGAAGGCCTGGTCACGGTGGATGACCAGCTGCGGGTGGTTCCCGTGCTGGCCACCGAAATCCCCACCCCGGAGAACGGTGGAGTGGTGGTGAACGGGGGCCGGATGACCGTCACCTGGAAGCTTCGCAAAGGCGTGAAGTGGCACGATGGAAAGCCCTTCACCGCCAAGGACGTCAAGTTCACATGGGATGTCATCATGCATCCGAAGACGCGGGTGACCAGTCGCGATGGCTTCGACAAGATCGAGCGGGCTGAAATTTTGGATGACCATCGCATTCGCTTTCACTTCAAGCAGATCTATGCGCCGCACGAATTGCTCTTCAGCGGGGGAGGTGCGATTCTTCCGCGGCATGTGCTCGAACCATACTTGCTGGACCCGAAGGGCGATTCCATTAACAAGGCGCCGTTCAACCGCAAGCCCATCGGTACCGGCCCCTTCAAGTTCAAGGAATGGGTCGATGGCGACCACATCTCCATGGTGGCCTTCGATGATTACTGGCGCGGGCGTCCCAAGGTCGATGGCCTCAAGATGCGCATCGTTCCAGATGAGAATGCGGCATTTACCCTGTTGAAGTCAGGTGAAATCGATCTCTATCAGAGCGCCAGCATCAATCAGTTTCAGGCGCTGCAGAAACTCAAACACGTCAGCATCAAGCCGCTGGCTTCTTTGACCTGGGAGCACATCGACTTCAACCTCGGTAAACCGATGTTCCAGGACATTCGGGTGCGACGGGCGATCGCCCACGCCATCGACAAGCGGCAGATTTCGGAGAAAATCTACCAGGGCCTGTATGCGGTGGCCCACTCCGACCTGGCCCCCCTTTCTTGGGCCTATAACAAGGCCATCGAAGACCGCTACCCCTATGACCTGGACCAAGCGCGCAAGTTGCTGGATGAAGCCGGCTGGACTCCAGGTCTGGATGGCATCCGGACCCGTGGGGGCGAGCGTATGGCGATCCGCATTTCCTCGACGGCGGGACGCAAAACCCGAGAGCTGACGGAGCTGGTCTTGAAGTACTACTTCAAGAAGGTTGGCGTCGAACTTCAGATCGACAATTACCCGGGGCCGATCCTTTTCGGGCCGGCGCCAACCGGTATTCTCAAAGGATTCAAGTACGATCTTTCGCTTTCGGCCTGGTCGGCTGGCCCGGACCCCGACAACTTCGCCCTCTGGCACTCCAGCCAGATTCCGCCGGCAGGCCAGAATCACGTGCAATTCCGCCATCCTGAAATGGACCATTTGCTCGAGGCTGGGACCAAGTCCATCCGCCGGAGCGACCGGATCAAGGTGTACCATCGAACGGCTGAAATCCTGGCCGATCAGGTGCCGATGATCCCCCTCCTCTACTGGTCCCAGCTAGACCCGGTCAACGTGCGGCTTCGCCATTTCAAGCCCAATCCCTCCAGCAGTGGCAACTTGTGGAATTGCTATGAGTGGGAAGTGGTCCCGCTTGCGCAGGCCCTGTCTGCCCCTCGCACCCCGGAGAACTGA
- a CDS encoding ABC transporter permease has protein sequence MGRYVARRLLVSLPLLVGVSLILYFLMRLAPGGPEAVYGQNPHVRAEDLARIREQMGLNDPIYLAYFKWLAAFLQGNLGVSLFTGRSVADMLLERLPNTVLLMGASLIFSVAIGVVFGVISAIRQYSWFDYAVTTFAFFGYSMPTFWFGILLMMGFAANDYTFHVFGQVWTTGHWLPAAGMFGAEREGTLLDLFRSLDLAGLADLASHMVLPVAVLSIVSIASWSRYARSSMLEVIRMDYVRMARAKGLSEWTVISKHALRNALIPVVTLVALAIPSLFAGALITEQIFAWPGIGRLFIDSLNKSDYPVVMAIMFISAVLVVVSNLLADILYASLDPRIRFN, from the coding sequence GTGGGTCGTTACGTCGCTCGTCGCCTGCTGGTCTCCCTGCCCTTGCTGGTCGGGGTATCTCTGATTCTCTACTTCTTGATGCGGTTGGCGCCGGGTGGGCCAGAAGCTGTGTACGGGCAGAACCCGCACGTTCGGGCGGAGGACCTGGCCCGAATTCGCGAACAAATGGGCCTCAACGACCCGATCTACCTGGCGTACTTCAAGTGGCTTGCAGCATTCCTTCAAGGCAACCTGGGCGTCTCTCTGTTCACGGGTCGCTCGGTGGCTGACATGTTATTGGAGCGTCTGCCCAACACGGTCTTGCTGATGGGGGCCTCATTGATTTTCAGCGTGGCCATCGGCGTGGTATTCGGGGTCATTTCCGCCATTCGACAATACTCCTGGTTCGACTATGCCGTCACCACCTTCGCTTTCTTCGGCTATTCAATGCCGACGTTCTGGTTTGGCATCCTCCTGATGATGGGATTCGCGGCCAACGACTACACCTTTCACGTGTTCGGCCAGGTGTGGACCACCGGCCACTGGTTGCCCGCAGCCGGGATGTTCGGGGCAGAGCGGGAGGGAACACTCCTGGACCTCTTCCGAAGCTTGGATTTGGCTGGCTTGGCGGATTTGGCCAGCCATATGGTGTTGCCAGTCGCCGTGCTGAGCATCGTCAGCATCGCCTCCTGGTCGCGCTATGCACGTTCAAGCATGCTGGAGGTGATTCGGATGGACTACGTGCGTATGGCCAGGGCCAAAGGGCTCAGCGAGTGGACGGTCATCTCCAAACATGCCTTGCGCAATGCCCTGATTCCCGTCGTGACCCTGGTCGCACTGGCCATTCCGAGCCTGTTCGCCGGAGCATTGATCACGGAGCAAATCTTTGCCTGGCCGGGAATTGGGCGATTGTTCATCGATTCCCTCAACAAGTCTGATTATCCTGTCGTGATGGCGATCATGTTCATCTCAGCGGTGCTGGTCGTCGTCAGCAATCTGCTGGCCGACATCCTCTACGCCTCGCTCGACCCGCGCATTCGCTTCAACTGA
- a CDS encoding ABC transporter permease — MHSADASQSPADVAPTEAYWAGVWRRFRKHKLALAGLIALVSLVLACWGGPWLLPYGFDDLDLDHAKEAFSWAHPLGTDELGQDTLVRLLIAGRTSLTVGLAAALFGVVVGSALGALAGYYGKWMDGLVMRTADVMLAVPVLMLMMVLSTFLKSMNFPGGQIGIIIFILGMTGWMTVSRLVRGEFLTLREQEFIEAAHAQGMQDGRIIVRHMLPNAMAPIFVAATLGVADAIMMESALSFLGFGIQPPVPTWGNMLTNAQQYMIDTPWLAVYPGLLIFLTIVSVNYVGDGLRDALDPKLKR, encoded by the coding sequence TTGCATTCCGCCGATGCTTCCCAATCGCCCGCGGACGTGGCCCCGACCGAGGCCTACTGGGCAGGCGTCTGGCGCCGTTTTCGCAAGCACAAGCTGGCACTGGCGGGCCTCATTGCGCTGGTGAGCCTGGTGCTGGCTTGCTGGGGGGGGCCCTGGCTCTTGCCTTATGGTTTTGACGACCTGGACCTGGATCACGCCAAGGAAGCGTTTTCCTGGGCCCACCCGCTGGGCACGGATGAACTGGGCCAAGACACGCTGGTTCGTTTGTTGATCGCGGGACGCACGTCGCTGACCGTCGGTCTGGCAGCGGCCTTGTTTGGTGTGGTGGTGGGCTCGGCCCTGGGGGCGTTGGCTGGTTACTACGGCAAATGGATGGACGGCCTCGTGATGCGGACGGCCGATGTGATGCTGGCAGTCCCGGTGCTCATGCTGATGATGGTGCTGTCGACTTTCCTCAAATCGATGAATTTCCCTGGGGGCCAGATCGGCATCATCATTTTCATCTTGGGAATGACGGGCTGGATGACGGTCTCTCGCCTCGTGCGTGGCGAGTTTTTGACCCTGCGCGAGCAGGAATTCATTGAGGCGGCTCACGCTCAGGGCATGCAGGACGGGCGCATCATCGTGCGACATATGCTACCCAATGCGATGGCCCCGATCTTTGTGGCCGCTACCCTTGGCGTCGCGGATGCCATCATGATGGAGTCTGCCCTCTCCTTTTTGGGTTTCGGCATCCAGCCTCCCGTGCCGACCTGGGGCAACATGCTCACCAATGCGCAGCAATACATGATCGATACGCCCTGGCTGGCCGTGTATCCGGGCCTGCTGATCTTCCTGACGATTGTCAGTGTCAATTACGTGGGCGATGGTCTGCGAGATGCACTGGACCCCAAGCTCAAGCGCTGA
- a CDS encoding gamma-glutamyl-gamma-aminobutyrate hydrolase family protein, which produces MAVFIGLTGNSEGMSSSAASGDFGGFGVRPPLYLISQDYCKALISAGAIPVFIPPVGDAMIPSLVESLDGILFSGGVDINPKEYDEAAHPLLGDLDLERDSFELALFAHVWHKTSLPVLGVCRGLQLLNVALGGSLWQDLPSQRPSPVHHSQRDHRYKAVHPVRVDPESYLGQILPKVIAVNSLHHQGIKDLAPGLRASAWSPDGLVEGVEAVDHPCRMAVQWHPENLAGSYPEFLRIFERFIDFARQAREARVSGSGPVVA; this is translated from the coding sequence TTGGCCGTCTTCATCGGACTCACCGGTAACAGCGAGGGCATGTCGAGCAGCGCCGCCAGCGGCGATTTTGGTGGCTTTGGCGTCAGGCCGCCGCTCTACTTGATCTCGCAGGATTATTGCAAGGCCCTCATCTCAGCCGGCGCCATCCCGGTATTTATTCCCCCGGTCGGGGATGCCATGATCCCCTCTTTGGTAGAGTCCCTGGACGGCATCCTGTTCTCCGGTGGGGTCGACATCAACCCAAAGGAGTATGACGAGGCGGCTCATCCCTTGCTGGGCGACCTCGATCTGGAACGCGATTCCTTTGAGTTGGCCCTCTTTGCGCACGTCTGGCACAAAACCTCCCTGCCAGTCCTGGGGGTCTGTCGCGGCCTGCAATTGTTGAACGTGGCCCTGGGAGGATCGTTGTGGCAAGACCTGCCCAGTCAGCGTCCCAGCCCGGTCCATCATTCTCAGCGTGACCACCGATACAAGGCGGTTCATCCCGTGCGAGTCGACCCTGAGAGCTATCTGGGTCAGATCTTGCCCAAGGTCATCGCGGTGAATTCCCTTCACCATCAGGGCATCAAGGATCTCGCTCCGGGGTTGCGTGCTTCGGCTTGGAGCCCGGATGGCCTGGTGGAGGGCGTGGAGGCCGTGGACCATCCATGTCGCATGGCCGTTCAGTGGCATCCGGAAAATCTGGCCGGCTCCTACCCCGAGTTTCTGCGAATTTTCGAACGGTTTATCGATTTTGCTCGGCAGGCCCGCGAGGCCCGGGTTTCGGGAAGCGGCCCTGTGGTGGCTTGA
- a CDS encoding pentapeptide repeat-containing protein — protein sequence MMQVEIRHKTTDAVLYRGSHADGNLRDVLEAAVQAGADLTNAQLAEADLAGAQLAGSRLAGADLCGVNLAGADLTGAHLVGADLSEANLAGTLLRSANLEATDLSEANLAGADLEDACLHAADCSESNLAGASARGANLKLADLSEANLAGVDFDGAVLTSADFDGANIRSARFHGAIDPPQ from the coding sequence ATGATGCAAGTCGAAATTCGTCATAAGACCACCGATGCAGTTCTTTACCGCGGCTCGCACGCAGACGGAAATCTACGGGACGTTCTCGAGGCCGCCGTGCAGGCCGGAGCTGACCTCACCAATGCTCAGCTTGCCGAGGCAGACCTCGCCGGCGCGCAGCTCGCCGGAAGTCGACTGGCCGGGGCTGACCTGTGTGGGGTCAACCTGGCTGGCGCGGACCTGACAGGGGCCCACTTGGTGGGGGCAGACCTCTCAGAGGCCAACCTGGCCGGTACTCTCCTCCGGAGTGCCAACCTGGAGGCCACGGACCTGTCAGAGGCCAATTTGGCCGGTGCTGACCTCGAGGATGCCTGTCTCCACGCGGCTGACTGTTCCGAATCCAATCTGGCGGGTGCCTCCGCGCGCGGCGCAAACCTCAAACTGGCGGACCTCTCCGAGGCCAACCTGGCAGGGGTGGATTTTGATGGCGCGGTCCTGACCTCTGCCGACTTTGATGGGGCGAACATCCGCAGCGCTCGCTTCCACGGCGCCATCGATCCACCCCAGTGA
- a CDS encoding DUF2997 domain-containing protein translates to MEEIECLISPDGKVTLHVQGVLGEACLDLTRALEQGLGLIESRELKPEAYLNQSEVQPNWNAQGRWESGR, encoded by the coding sequence GTGGAAGAAATCGAATGTTTGATTTCGCCGGATGGCAAGGTCACGCTTCACGTGCAAGGTGTCCTTGGTGAGGCTTGTCTGGACCTCACCCGGGCGCTGGAGCAGGGACTGGGGCTGATCGAATCCAGGGAGCTCAAGCCTGAAGCGTATCTGAACCAGTCAGAGGTTCAGCCCAACTGGAACGCTCAGGGGCGCTGGGAGAGCGGGCGATGA
- a CDS encoding tetratricopeptide repeat protein — protein sequence MPRAPRPEREGVPPPQTDGLSWRFNSHLPGGGQPGPLSEPADEWPAGREADEWLSQGERHMRAGALEDALEAYFRVLELEPEHPTARFNMAIIHLERGQLADAITLLKGVIVAQPTDPEALSALGWAQLWNGEAAAAIKTFRRAQLNAPRHPGALVGLGWAHMAEDPPALGRAADALARAIAAGAQDPEAYFGLATVCEMRGDPAQAAPLLEDALRLWPDDPRSHESLARIQEQLGQWEAAAYHLMQLTHKRPTMTDLDHRLARLYAQHGAHDRAAVYWRKILRRDPADGEAAAALGEALLESADAEEAQVIFSRLNDAQPGDPNWLSALGRAHFLAGRWTEAAEAFNQAARRSPRDPELPCSLGHAYLEAREYDQALWAYQKALRIDPRLTDARVGLGWVCFHQGRLETARETFELAVRQDPHSPGALDGLASTLWKLGRGAEAVELLTQAHFSGDAKTALDRKLGMIQATMEGRDAPVKSQPPPPKAEGRPVANERGVAWKKSNV from the coding sequence ATGCCGCGCGCGCCCAGACCAGAGCGCGAGGGGGTGCCTCCGCCCCAGACCGATGGACTCAGCTGGCGCTTCAATTCGCACCTCCCGGGAGGTGGGCAGCCGGGGCCGCTAAGCGAACCCGCGGATGAATGGCCAGCGGGGCGTGAGGCGGACGAATGGCTGTCCCAGGGCGAACGTCACATGCGGGCTGGCGCCTTGGAGGACGCGCTCGAAGCGTATTTCAGGGTCCTGGAGTTGGAGCCGGAGCATCCGACGGCCCGCTTCAACATGGCCATCATTCATCTGGAACGGGGCCAGCTGGCCGATGCCATCACCCTGTTGAAGGGGGTCATCGTGGCCCAGCCTACCGATCCTGAGGCCCTGTCGGCTCTCGGTTGGGCCCAATTATGGAATGGTGAAGCGGCGGCCGCCATCAAGACCTTCCGGCGGGCGCAATTGAATGCCCCCCGCCATCCGGGGGCGTTGGTCGGCTTGGGTTGGGCTCATATGGCGGAAGATCCGCCCGCCTTGGGTCGAGCCGCAGACGCCCTGGCGCGTGCCATCGCGGCCGGCGCGCAGGATCCCGAGGCTTACTTCGGTTTGGCTACGGTTTGTGAGATGCGGGGTGATCCAGCGCAGGCCGCTCCGCTGCTCGAAGACGCCCTGAGGCTGTGGCCGGACGACCCGCGCTCCCATGAAAGCCTCGCCCGCATTCAGGAACAATTGGGGCAGTGGGAGGCGGCCGCCTATCACCTGATGCAACTCACCCACAAGCGCCCTACGATGACGGACCTCGACCATCGACTCGCCAGGCTGTATGCCCAGCACGGGGCTCATGATCGGGCGGCGGTCTACTGGCGAAAAATCTTGCGCCGCGACCCTGCAGACGGCGAAGCGGCGGCTGCGCTTGGAGAGGCCCTGCTGGAGTCTGCGGACGCGGAAGAAGCACAGGTGATTTTTTCCCGTCTGAACGACGCCCAACCGGGTGACCCCAACTGGTTGAGTGCGCTCGGGAGGGCTCATTTTCTGGCCGGGCGCTGGACCGAGGCGGCTGAGGCATTCAATCAAGCAGCGCGTCGATCACCACGCGATCCCGAGCTTCCGTGCAGCCTGGGCCACGCGTACCTTGAGGCGCGTGAATACGACCAGGCCCTGTGGGCCTATCAGAAGGCGCTGCGAATTGACCCGCGCTTGACGGACGCCAGGGTGGGATTGGGCTGGGTTTGTTTTCATCAAGGTCGTCTGGAAACCGCGAGAGAAACCTTCGAACTCGCCGTCCGACAGGACCCTCACAGTCCAGGCGCCCTGGACGGCCTTGCCTCCACGCTGTGGAAGCTTGGGCGGGGAGCCGAGGCCGTGGAACTGCTGACCCAGGCCCATTTTTCCGGCGATGCCAAAACCGCTCTGGATCGGAAATTGGGTATGATCCAAGCGACGATGGAGGGCCGCGACGCTCCGGTCAAGAGCCAACCGCCCCCTCCGAAGGCAGAGGGGCGGCCGGTCGCCAACGAAAGAGGAGTGGCGTGGAAGAAATCGAATGTTTGA
- the ileS gene encoding isoleucine--tRNA ligase has protein sequence MTTAQRDYKGTLNLPQTAFSMRANSTQREPEIQARWETLGLYARVQEKRKAAPTYMLHDGPPYLSSPNIHIGHALNRTLKDIVVKFKSLRGFRAPFIPGYDCHGLPIEHAVLKDVEGGRHAMTPVELRTKCRLFAEKNLEGQQARFKRLGGLADWANPYLTMDPAFEAKQVEVFGQMAQRGFIYRGLKPVYWCPTCETALAEAEIEYVDDFVSQSIYVKFPLKATSQAMVGKLSNIPEPINLVIWTTTPWTLPANLGIAVHPKMKYVVLRTDHHGYLMVAQERQGEFLAETGTTGEVVVEFVGAELEMLQAQHPFLPRTSLVVLGEHVTAETGTGLVHTAPGHGLEDFEVGRKYQLPVFAPVNAQGVFTEEAGSLVTGLRYSKANPIIIKRLADTGFLVHEGTLQHAYAHCWRCHKPVIYRGTEQWFASVDGFRQAAIEAIRGVQWIPGSGERRIENMVANRSDWCISRQRTWGVPIPIFYCTQDNEPLLNAESIAAVGACFAREGSDAWWRKEASELLPDHLACSRCGGKEFRKEQDIMDVWFDSGSSHAAVLETREGLSWPADLYLEGTDQYRGWFQSSLLTAVSTRAQAPYRTVITHGFVLDEQGRKMSKSLGNVVEPSKVIEQYGADVLRLWVASVDYTNDVRISDNILKQMADIYRKIRNTARFMLSNLNDFDRARDAVPFQEMPEIDRYALHRLAEVTQELTDALEAFEFFRFYQVIQNYCVVDLSSFYFDIRKDALYTDAADGATRRATQTVLDQVLSALCVLIAPVLSHLAEDIWAHLPDALKPEPESVFLADWPAPNASWLDAELAVKWAQVAEWREIALKALEQARQAKMIGSALEACVVLQPLSQDMAAHLNTLPTDVLAQILLVSEVRLDSTGVSDTAEPGDSLRVSIAPAEGHKCQRCWVYSPSVGQDAEHDTLCRRCVEVVTL, from the coding sequence ATGACCACGGCACAGCGCGATTACAAGGGGACTCTCAATCTCCCCCAGACCGCGTTCTCCATGCGCGCCAACTCGACCCAACGTGAGCCCGAAATTCAAGCGCGTTGGGAAACCTTGGGCCTGTACGCGCGGGTTCAAGAAAAGCGCAAGGCTGCCCCGACCTACATGCTCCATGATGGTCCGCCCTACCTGAGTTCTCCCAATATCCATATCGGGCACGCGTTGAATCGCACGCTCAAAGACATTGTGGTCAAGTTCAAGTCCTTACGCGGCTTTCGTGCTCCCTTCATCCCTGGTTACGATTGCCATGGGCTTCCGATCGAGCACGCGGTCCTGAAGGACGTAGAGGGTGGCCGCCACGCGATGACACCGGTGGAACTGCGCACCAAGTGTCGGTTGTTTGCGGAGAAAAATCTTGAGGGTCAGCAGGCGCGCTTCAAGCGGCTTGGTGGGCTGGCCGACTGGGCCAATCCCTATCTCACCATGGATCCGGCATTCGAAGCCAAGCAAGTTGAAGTGTTTGGCCAGATGGCCCAGCGGGGTTTCATTTACCGCGGCTTGAAGCCGGTCTACTGGTGTCCGACGTGTGAGACCGCCCTGGCAGAAGCAGAGATCGAGTACGTCGACGATTTCGTTTCCCAAAGCATTTATGTCAAGTTTCCACTCAAGGCCACCAGCCAGGCCATGGTCGGCAAGTTGTCCAATATTCCAGAACCCATCAATCTGGTGATCTGGACGACCACCCCCTGGACCTTGCCAGCCAACCTTGGCATCGCCGTTCACCCGAAGATGAAGTATGTCGTGCTGCGCACGGATCATCATGGTTATCTGATGGTGGCGCAGGAGCGCCAGGGTGAGTTTTTGGCGGAGACTGGTACGACCGGTGAGGTCGTGGTGGAGTTTGTGGGCGCAGAACTGGAGATGTTGCAAGCGCAACACCCGTTTTTGCCTCGGACGAGTCTGGTCGTGCTGGGTGAACACGTCACGGCCGAAACGGGTACAGGCTTGGTGCATACGGCTCCAGGCCACGGTCTCGAAGATTTTGAGGTGGGGCGCAAGTATCAGCTTCCCGTCTTCGCACCGGTCAATGCGCAGGGGGTTTTCACGGAAGAAGCCGGCTCCCTGGTAACGGGCCTGCGTTATTCGAAGGCGAATCCGATCATCATCAAGCGGTTGGCGGACACCGGGTTCCTAGTCCACGAAGGCACCTTGCAACACGCCTATGCGCATTGCTGGCGCTGTCACAAGCCCGTGATCTACCGCGGAACGGAGCAATGGTTCGCCTCGGTCGATGGTTTCAGGCAAGCGGCCATTGAGGCCATCCGAGGTGTGCAGTGGATTCCTGGCAGTGGGGAGCGCCGCATCGAGAACATGGTGGCCAATCGTTCTGATTGGTGTATCAGCCGGCAACGCACTTGGGGCGTGCCCATTCCCATTTTTTATTGTACTCAGGACAACGAGCCCTTGCTGAACGCCGAGTCGATCGCGGCGGTGGGGGCGTGTTTTGCTCGCGAGGGTTCCGACGCCTGGTGGCGCAAGGAGGCCAGTGAACTGTTGCCCGATCACCTCGCGTGCTCGCGCTGCGGTGGCAAAGAGTTCCGTAAAGAGCAGGACATCATGGACGTCTGGTTCGACTCCGGTAGCAGCCACGCGGCGGTGCTCGAGACCCGCGAAGGGCTCTCCTGGCCGGCCGACCTGTATCTTGAAGGGACCGATCAGTATCGGGGCTGGTTCCAGTCCTCCCTGCTCACGGCCGTCTCGACGCGGGCGCAAGCGCCCTATCGAACGGTCATCACACACGGCTTCGTGCTCGACGAACAGGGCCGAAAAATGTCCAAGTCGCTGGGCAACGTGGTGGAGCCCAGTAAGGTCATTGAGCAGTATGGAGCAGACGTGCTGCGCCTGTGGGTTGCTTCCGTCGACTACACCAACGACGTTCGGATCTCGGACAACATCCTCAAACAGATGGCCGATATCTACCGCAAAATTCGCAACACAGCCCGTTTTATGCTCAGCAACCTGAATGACTTCGACCGCGCTCGGGATGCCGTTCCTTTCCAAGAAATGCCCGAGATTGATCGCTACGCGTTGCATCGCCTTGCCGAAGTCACCCAGGAGCTGACCGACGCCCTGGAGGCGTTTGAATTTTTCCGTTTTTACCAGGTGATTCAAAACTATTGCGTGGTCGACCTTTCGAGCTTTTACTTTGACATTCGCAAGGATGCTCTTTATACCGACGCGGCGGATGGTGCCACTCGGCGTGCGACCCAGACCGTGCTGGACCAGGTGTTGTCGGCTTTGTGTGTGCTGATTGCGCCGGTGCTCTCACATCTCGCGGAGGATATCTGGGCCCATCTACCTGACGCGTTGAAACCCGAACCAGAGAGTGTCTTCCTGGCGGATTGGCCGGCTCCCAACGCATCCTGGCTGGATGCTGAATTGGCCGTGAAATGGGCCCAGGTGGCGGAATGGCGGGAGATCGCGTTGAAGGCTCTGGAGCAGGCTCGACAAGCCAAGATGATCGGATCAGCCCTCGAGGCGTGTGTCGTGCTTCAGCCTCTCAGCCAAGACATGGCTGCACACTTGAACACCCTGCCGACCGACGTACTGGCTCAAATCCTTCTCGTCTCGGAGGTCCGGCTGGATTCCACGGGAGTGAGTGACACCGCAGAGCCAGGAGATTCCCTGCGCGTTTCCATCGCCCCGGCGGAGGGACACAAGTGTCAACGTTGTTGGGTATACTCGCCTTCGGTCGGCCAGGACGCAGAGCACGACACGCTGTGCCGGCGTTGCGTCGAGGTGGTTACGCTCTGA
- the ftsZ gene encoding cell division protein FtsZ, with product MANIKVVGVGGGGSNAVNRMIENGLTGVEFWTINTDSQALALAKADRKLQIGQKVTRGLGAGGKPEVGLKAAEESRDDLHEALSGADMVFITAGMGGGTGTGAAPVVAAVAREAGALTVGVVTRPFLFEGNRRSKQAIEGVAAIKECVDTLIVIPNDKLLQVVEKRTTMQEAFQIADDVLRQAVQGIADIITIPGLINVDFADVKAVMSMSGTALMGIGSASGEGRAVEAAREAISSPLLEASIHGACGVIFNVTGGADMTLHEVNDAAAVIYESVDSEANIIFGAVLDERLHGEVRITVIATGFDQSKSLAAQAAPAAASFQSAQRSVPSIQPQAPSFNGARPAAPSDVPAAPAGGNGDGPDIPDFLRQSMRRQF from the coding sequence GTGGCCAACATCAAGGTGGTCGGCGTCGGTGGCGGCGGCTCCAACGCTGTCAATCGCATGATTGAGAACGGCCTGACCGGCGTTGAATTTTGGACCATCAACACGGACTCTCAGGCTTTGGCTTTGGCCAAGGCGGACCGCAAACTCCAGATTGGTCAGAAAGTGACCCGGGGCCTTGGCGCCGGCGGCAAGCCCGAAGTGGGCCTCAAAGCTGCTGAGGAAAGTCGGGACGATCTCCACGAAGCCCTGAGTGGGGCGGATATGGTGTTCATCACTGCAGGGATGGGCGGTGGGACCGGCACGGGTGCCGCGCCGGTCGTGGCTGCGGTGGCCCGAGAAGCCGGCGCGCTGACCGTGGGCGTGGTGACGAGACCCTTTCTGTTCGAAGGGAACCGGCGCTCGAAGCAGGCGATCGAAGGCGTCGCGGCCATCAAAGAGTGTGTCGATACGCTGATTGTGATTCCCAACGACAAGCTGCTTCAGGTGGTCGAGAAGCGGACCACGATGCAGGAGGCGTTCCAGATCGCTGATGACGTTCTCAGGCAAGCGGTTCAGGGCATCGCCGACATCATCACCATTCCTGGGCTCATCAACGTCGACTTTGCGGACGTCAAGGCCGTGATGAGCATGTCCGGTACTGCTCTGATGGGCATCGGCTCTGCCAGTGGTGAAGGGCGCGCTGTCGAGGCCGCCCGAGAGGCCATCAGCAGCCCTCTGCTCGAAGCCAGTATTCACGGCGCTTGTGGCGTTATCTTCAACGTGACGGGCGGGGCTGACATGACGCTGCACGAGGTGAACGACGCGGCGGCTGTCATCTACGAATCCGTGGATAGCGAAGCCAACATTATTTTCGGGGCGGTGCTTGACGAGCGCCTGCACGGCGAAGTTCGCATCACCGTGATCGCCACTGGGTTTGACCAGTCGAAGTCGCTCGCCGCACAGGCGGCCCCCGCAGCGGCCTCTTTCCAGTCGGCTCAGCGCTCCGTGCCCAGCATTCAGCCTCAGGCTCCCTCGTTTAACGGGGCGCGCCCGGCGGCTCCATCCGATGTCCCGGCCGCACCGGCCGGGGGGAATGGAGACGGTCCAGACATCCCGGATTTTCTCCGGCAGAGCATGCGGCGGCAATTCTGA